One genomic window of Cyanobacteriota bacterium includes the following:
- a CDS encoding alanine--glyoxylate aminotransferase family protein, with amino-acid sequence MDNKLMLMIPGPTPVPEQVLLAMAKHPMGHRSSEFSKVIAEITQGLKWLHQTQNDVLVLAASGTGAMEAGIINFLSPGDRVLVGSNGKFGERWGLVCQAYGLTTEIIKAEWGKPLDPEAFRVALEADTAKEIKAVILTHSETSTGVLNDVQTINRYVKAHGEALLIMDAVTSLGACNVPMDEWGIDVIASGSQKGYMIPPGLGFVAVSDRAWQAYATAKLPRFYLDLGKYRKETAKNSHPFTPPVNLFFALQAALKMMQAEGLESIFARHQRHTLATRAAVKALGLPLLAPDEAASPAITAVIPDQVDAEQVRSVMKKQFDIALAGGQDHLSGKIFRIGHLGFVCDRDILAAISALEATLVQLGYSQATPGAGVAAAAHVLSQG; translated from the coding sequence ATGGACAACAAACTAATGTTGATGATTCCGGGGCCAACACCTGTACCAGAGCAGGTACTGCTGGCTATGGCAAAACACCCCATGGGGCACCGGAGCAGCGAGTTTAGCAAGGTTATTGCTGAGATCACTCAGGGATTAAAGTGGCTACACCAAACCCAGAATGACGTGCTAGTGTTGGCAGCTAGCGGCACAGGAGCTATGGAAGCAGGGATTATCAATTTCCTGAGTCCGGGCGATCGTGTGTTAGTGGGCAGCAATGGCAAATTTGGTGAACGCTGGGGACTGGTATGTCAAGCCTATGGTCTTACTACTGAGATCATCAAGGCGGAGTGGGGCAAGCCCCTCGATCCTGAAGCATTTCGAGTAGCCCTCGAAGCCGATACCGCTAAGGAAATCAAGGCTGTAATCTTAACCCACAGTGAAACCTCAACGGGTGTCTTGAACGATGTGCAGACCATTAACCGCTACGTCAAAGCCCACGGCGAAGCTCTCCTAATCATGGATGCAGTAACTAGCTTGGGGGCTTGCAACGTGCCCATGGACGAGTGGGGCATTGATGTGATTGCATCTGGGTCTCAAAAAGGTTACATGATTCCACCGGGGTTGGGCTTTGTGGCTGTTAGCGATCGGGCATGGCAAGCCTACGCTACCGCTAAGTTGCCGCGTTTTTACCTCGACTTGGGTAAATATCGCAAGGAAACTGCTAAGAATAGCCATCCCTTTACACCCCCTGTGAACCTCTTCTTTGCTCTACAAGCAGCACTGAAAATGATGCAGGCTGAGGGGCTAGAGTCGATTTTTGCCCGTCATCAACGCCACACCCTAGCTACCCGTGCGGCTGTCAAGGCATTAGGGCTACCGCTACTGGCTCCAGATGAAGCAGCTAGTCCTGCGATTACAGCCGTGATTCCCGACCAAGTAGATGCAGAGCAGGTACGATCGGTGATGAAGAAGCAATTCGACATTGCCCTAGCAGGCGGTCAAGATCATCTCAGTGGCAAGATCTTTCGCATTGGGCACCTGGGCTTCGTCTGCGATCGAGATATCTTGGCGGCCATATCGGCTCTAGAGGCCACCCTAGTACAACTCGGTTACTCTCAGGCCACACCTGGTGCAGGAGTAGCAGCAGCGGCCCATGTCTTGTCTCAAGGCTAG